From the Saccharomonospora marina XMU15 genome, the window ACGGCGGTGCCGTCGTCGCGTTCGTCATCGTCGCGCAGGCCTCACCTCTGATCTGCGCGCTGATGATCTCCGGTGTCGGCGGCTCTGCCATGTGCGCCGACCTCGGCGCGCGCACCATCCGCGAGGAGGTCGACGCGCTCGAGGTGATGGGAATCTCGGCGGTGGAACGGTTCGTGGTTGCCCGCCTCGTCGCCGCGGTGCTGGTGACGACCGCGCTGGCGTGCCTGGTGATGGCAGTCGGCATCAGCGTCAGCTTCGCCTTCCAGGTGGCGGTGCTCGGCGACTCGCCGGGCAGCTTCCTCGGGATGCTGACGCAGTTCTCCCGCGTCACCGACTTCGCCGTCGCCGAGGTGAAGGCCGCGGCTTTCGCGGTGCTGGCGACCCTGGTGTCCTCCTTCAAGGGACTTACCGCCAAGGGCGGACCGCGCGGCGTCGGCGACGCGGTCAACGAGGCCGTGGTGATGTCGTTCATCCTGGTGTTCGTCGCCAACACCGTGATCACGGAGCTGTACTCGGCGATCGTGCCCGCGCGGGGTGAGTACTGATGTCGGTCAGGACGCTCACCGTGAACTGGGCCAGGGCGGTGCGGCCAGCCGTCGACAGCTTCGTCGGGCTCGGCAGGCACGCCACCTTCTACGGCAGCACCGTGCTGCACCTGCCCGCGGCGCTGGCCCGCTACTGGCGGCACGTGATCCGGCACATCAGCGAGATCAGCTTCGGCTCGGCGTCGCTGCTGGCGGGAGGCGGAACGATCGGCGTCGTGTTCGCCATGTCGGCCGTGGCCAGCACCCAGATCGGGTTGGAGGGCTACCGGGGGCTCGAGCTGATCGGGCTGTCCCCCATGACAGGGCTGATGTCGGCACTGATCAACACCCGCGAGATCGCTCCCGTCGTCGCGAGCGTGGCGCTCGCGGCGAAGGTCGGAACCAGTTTCACCGCGCAACTGGGCGCGATGCGGATCTCCGACGAGATCGATGCGCTGGAAGCCATGGCCGTGCCGTCACTGCCGTTCCTGGTGAGCACCCGGATGGCCGCGGCGTTCGTCTCGGTGATCCCGCTGTACCTGGTCGGGCTGTTCGCCTCCTACGCGGCGACGAGCCTGGCCGTGGTGCAGTTCAAGGGGCAGTCGAGCGGCACCTACGACTACTACTTCAACCTGCTGCTCACCCCCGGCGACGTGCTGTACTCCCTGCTGAAGGCGGTGCTGTTCGCCATGGTGATCACCTTGGTGCACTGCGCCCACGGCTTCTACGCCACCGGTGGGCCCGAAGGTGTCGGCAAGGCCGCGGGCAGGGCGCTGCGCACCAGCATCGTGTCGGTGGCCGTGCTCGACGTGTTGCTGTCCATCGCGTTCTGGGGCCTTCGGCCCACGCTACCGGGGATCGGGGGGTAGCCATGGCGAAGCGGGTGCGCGCGGAACCGAGCAGGGCCATGCTGGCCGTGCGCGGCGTCGCGATGGCGGCGCTGCTCGCCACCGGCGCCGTGGCCGCCGTGGCTGCGGGCGGCGACGTGGTCGATTCGCGGGCCGTGGTGAGCGCGACGCTGCCGCCGTCGGCGGGCACGATTCGCGACGACTCCCCCGTGCAGTACCGCGGGGTCGTCGTCGGCAGGCTGACCGACGTCGAGAGCGGCGCCGACGGCGCCCGGCTGACGCTACGCATGGAACCCGAACTGCTGGAGCGGGTGCCCGCGAACGTGACGGTGCGGCTGTTGCCGCGCACGGTGTTCGGCGACCAGTACCTCGACCTCGCCGTGCCGGCGGGCGCGGTCCCGCTGGGCTCGCTGGCAGAGGGAGCGCACCTGGCCCCGGACGGGTCCCGGCGCACCGTCGCGCTCTACGA encodes:
- a CDS encoding MlaE family ABC transporter permease gives rise to the protein MALETPPARGPVTDALNQAGMLLAFSVRATAATLRVLVRRKLSWRELVEQAWFLASVTTMPALLVTIPLGVVVALNVGSMAGQLGAEGYGGAVVAFVIVAQASPLICALMISGVGGSAMCADLGARTIREEVDALEVMGISAVERFVVARLVAAVLVTTALACLVMAVGISVSFAFQVAVLGDSPGSFLGMLTQFSRVTDFAVAEVKAAAFAVLATLVSSFKGLTAKGGPRGVGDAVNEAVVMSFILVFVANTVITELYSAIVPARGEY
- a CDS encoding MlaE family ABC transporter permease, producing the protein MSVRTLTVNWARAVRPAVDSFVGLGRHATFYGSTVLHLPAALARYWRHVIRHISEISFGSASLLAGGGTIGVVFAMSAVASTQIGLEGYRGLELIGLSPMTGLMSALINTREIAPVVASVALAAKVGTSFTAQLGAMRISDEIDALEAMAVPSLPFLVSTRMAAAFVSVIPLYLVGLFASYAATSLAVVQFKGQSSGTYDYYFNLLLTPGDVLYSLLKAVLFAMVITLVHCAHGFYATGGPEGVGKAAGRALRTSIVSVAVLDVLLSIAFWGLRPTLPGIGG